AGTGTGGCATGTGCCAACTTAAGATTCTTTGTCGTCTCGAGCGCCTTTGCAATTGCTGTCCCATCTGTACTGTTTGCGCGTTCTATAGCATTTAGAAGCCACTGAGTAGCATCATATGCCATAGTTCCGTTTACAAATTCCTTGCAGTCATCTTTGTATACTTCTTTATAGCGCTTAAAAATAGGCGCCATCCCAGGATCTGAAAGATACGTATGGTTAATCCAATATGTTCCCTTCATGGCCTTTCCGGCTATTTCGTTCATTAATTCTCCATAACCATCTCCGCCTATAATTGCAATATTTAGCCCGAGTTCTCGTGCTTGTTTGATTATTAGTGCCATATCCTTGCCCATTCCAGGCAGGAAAAGAACTTCTGCTCCAGAGCTTTTAACTTTTGTTAGCTGTGCTCTAAAATCAACATCTGTATCGCGATAACCTTCATCCGCGACAATTTTACCGCCTAAATCTTTGTAGCTTTTGGTGAAAAACTCACGAAGCCCCTGAGCATAGTCGGAACCCACGTTGTAAAGAATTGCAGCACTGTTCTTTTTTAATTCAACTTTTGCAAGATCTGCTGCAAGAGCCCCTTGATATGGGTCTGTGAAACAAACACGAAATGAATAAGGACGAACTTTACCTTTATAGTCCACTGTAACGAGGGGATTTGTTCCAACTGTAGAAATCTGAGGTGTCTTTCCCTTATGAACTATCGGTGCAGTTGCAATATTTATCCCGCTTGAGTTGGCTCCGATTATCGCACAGACTTTATCGCTTTTAATCATACGACGAACAGCATTTACTGCGTCCTCATTACGTGTTTTTGTGTCGTATACAACCAATTCAATTTTACGTCCGAGCAAACCGCCCTTAGCGT
The sequence above is drawn from the Synergistaceae bacterium genome and encodes:
- a CDS encoding ABC transporter substrate-binding protein, with the translated sequence MKKVTVALSLLFVLCLGLAASAATPIKIGYLAALTGDYAAYGTTEVNMAKLVVGDINAKGGLLGRKIELVVYDTKTRNEDAVNAVRRMIKSDKVCAIIGANSSGINIATAPIVHKGKTPQISTVGTNPLVTVDYKGKVRPYSFRVCFTDPYQGALAADLAKVELKKNSAAILYNVGSDYAQGLREFFTKSYKDLGGKIVADEGYRDTDVDFRAQLTKVKSSGAEVLFLPGMGKDMALIIKQARELGLNIAIIGGDGYGELMNEIAGKAMKGTYWINHTYLSDPGMAPIFKRYKEVYKDDCKEFVNGTMAYDATQWLLNAIERANSTDGTAIAKALETTKNLKLAHATLSISAEDHNPINKAGIILKVDDNLKMQFYKKVQPK